Within Triticum dicoccoides isolate Atlit2015 ecotype Zavitan chromosome 1B, WEW_v2.0, whole genome shotgun sequence, the genomic segment TGGACGAGATGGACGCCGCGGTGAGGAGGATGGAGTTCGTCGTCTTCGACCGGTGCGGCGTGGGCGAGGACGACGAGAAGGGCGGCGATCCTGCCGTTGGCGGTGACGGCGGCAGGAGGCCGGAGGAGGACAGGCTCGGTTTCTGCAGGGACAGTTCGTCGGAGTGCAGCGATGACGCTGTCTCCGGTCCCATCTCCGGCAACCTCGTGGAGGAGCTGCCCTGGATGAGGTACGAGTGCGATAGCCTGGAGGATGATGTTTCAGAGGAGCATGTTCAGGAAGCAGAGGTTTCAGAGGGGCAACAATGTAACGACGAAGAAGGCGGATCGAGCGATAATCACGAAGAGGAGGCGGATGAAGAACAGAAACCGGAACACGAGGAGATCATCTCCGATCTGCCCCGTGAAACGGGGATCGTCGCGGAGGAAGAGGGTGTCGATTGCAGATCTCCACTCCGCGAAGACATCTCAAACACAATGGATCAACATGAGGCTTGCACAGTGCAAGAGACGCAACATGAAGACGGTGAGGAGCGTGTCTCGGATGTTGCCCACAAAATGAAGATCGCCGCGGCGCAAGCATGTATTGTTTGTGCAGCGGAGGTCTGCAAtgagcaggaagaagaagaagatcaagaCAACATCCTGGGCAAAGTGATCCAAGGGGATGCTTCTGATGGACAAGGCACGTCAGCAGAGAAGCTCTCCAATGGTGTGGACGAGTCGGAGATTCCTCAGCATGAACTAGACATCCTGGGCAAAGTGGTCCAAGGGGATATTTCTGATGGACAGGGCACATCAGAAGAGCAGCTCTCCAATGGTGTCTGTGAACCGGAGATTCCTGAGAATGAAGTAGCAGAAAGCGTGGAGAATGTCGTCGAAGAGAGCCGGGAAGAGGATGGTGTAGCAGATCAGGGAACAAAGGATGATCAGAGCAACGTTGAATCTACCGGCAACTTAGAAGTTACAGAGAAGCAGGACATGCCGGATCATGAGTCTGAAATGGAGATTTCTGAGACTGTCCCCAGTGTTGCATGCGAAGAGGATTTTGTCGAGGAAGAAGTAACCTCCAGAGCTGTTTCAGAAGGTGAAATTTCTGACTGCAGTGCTATTGCTTCTCTGGATGCTGAAATCTCGACACCACCAACAGAGGGTGGCTTTGAACAAGATGTGAACACGGTGGAAGACGCTTTTGAACAGTATGACGGTGCCGTGAACAACTTTGTTGATCAGTGTATCCCTGCAGAAGACACAGTGGATGTCACAGAAGATGCTGAGAAGCAAATTGAGATTACCTCATGCAATTTGGAAGATGCTTCTGAAGAATCTGGTACTGCCCAAGAAAGCAGCCAGGAAGTTACTTTCCTATGTGTTGATGCTACTGCCCAAGAAAGCAGCCAGGAAGTTAATTTCCTATGTGTTGATGGTGGCGCGCAaatggaactagagccagaggttaCAAATTGCAAGTTGGAAGATTCTTCTGAAGAGTCTGGTATTGCCCAAGAAAGCAGCCAGGATGTTAAGCCTGTATGTGTTGATGCTGCTGCTCAAACGGAACCAGAGCCAGAGGTTACAAATTGCAAGTTGGAAGATTCTTCTGAAGAAGAGTCTGGTATTGCCCAAGAAAGCTCCCAAGATGTTAAGCCTGTCTGTGTTGATGCTGCTGTTCAAATGGAACCAGAGACTACAAACTACAAATTGGAAGGTGCTTCTGCAGAAGCTGGTATCACTGGAGAAACTGTTCATGATGATAACTTGGTGTATGTCGGCGAGGCTGCTCAAGTGCAATCAGGGGTTGACACAAGCGAGTTGGTAGACACTTCTGAGGAATCTGGTATTGCTCATGAAATTTGTGAAGATGATAACTCTGCATATGTCAGTGATGATGCTCAAAGTGATTCTGGGATCGCCACATGCGAATTGGGAGAAGAATCTGCTAATGTCCAGGAAGCTGATCAGGATCAGAACTGTACAGATGTCAATGGTGGTTTTACAAATGAATCCATGCTTACCGCTTGTGAACTGGCAGAGGCTCCTGAAGCATATGATATTACCCAAGAAGCTATTCAAGATGACAACATTTCAGATGTCAATGATGGTGCTCAAAAGGAATCGGAAATTATAGCATGCGAATCGGAACATGCTTGTGAAGAATCTCATATTATCCAAGAAGGGGGTGAAGATGTTAACGCTGCTTGTGAAGAATCTGATATAATCCAAGAAGGGGTGGAAGATGATAACACTGCTTGTGAAGAATCTTATATTATCCAAGAAGGGGATGAAGATGGTAGCACTCCTGGTGTCCGCACTGGTGCTCTAAAGGAACCAGAGATCATGGCATCCGAATTGGcagatgcttgtgaagaagtttgtATTACCAAGGAGGCTAATCTCTCACCCGTTGTCCAGATACCTGAGCATAACTATGACCTGTCAGCAACTGACGGCTATGGGGAGCCTCAGAACCTACCAGCAGAAGACACTGTTGCAAAAGAATTTTCCATTGACGACATGTGCAACGTATTCAGCGGGTTGAACCTCAAAGGCGACGTATATGTTGATCCTACCGAGTCCGAGATATGTCCGAGAAACAGAAGGATCGTTGCCGGGAGGAGGAGAACACCTGAAGAAGATGAATACATGCGAGGCTTTAACCCAAGGGCACCGAATTTTCTTCCTCTGGAATCGGACCCGGATGCAGAGAAGGTTGATCTGAAGCATCAGACGGCGGAAGACCGCAAGAATGCCGAAGAGTGGATGATCGACTACGCGCTTCGGAGGGCGGTGAATAATCTCGGCCCTGCTCGGAAGAAGAAAGTGGAGCTTCTGGTCCAGGCCTTTGAGACTGTCCTACCGCAGGATGAGAAGAAAAGCATTTCACCTACAAGGCCTGCCCAAGCTTGCAACTGATAATTCTAGAGGTGAGAACACTTTGGAAATGTTTCACAGTGTATTTTGCCGTGATAATTGTAAAAACTCTTTTGCACTTAACTGTCCGTAAAACCCTTTTCACGAACTAACCTGTTATTACTTGCTTCTCTTTTTTGTGTTGCAGTTAGTGGTTGAACTAATCGTGGAGTATGTTGACGACTCGCGAGCTACTAACTCGGTGGTCACTGCAATATTAGTGCCAGAGACCCGCTCCAAGTTGGACGAGAAATAACTACAGTACTTACTAGTCAGCAGAGATCGATCGCTCGCTCGCTAGAGATCTCTCTCTGGTTAAGGTAACATGGAGAGGGTAAACTACTCACTGATGGAGAGTTTCCTGTCTAGTCTAGTTGCTGAGCTGCAAAGGAGTAGCTCAACAACCGAGCTGTGTGTGTGTAAATATATGTGTGTCATAGTCCTGATGCTTGGTATTTATGTATACTGATGTTTGTGAGAGTTGCGAAAAATATCAAGGGCGCTGAGGTGCTGCATTGACTTTGCCTGAGATCAATCAATAAAACTCTTCTCGACTGCATGTTtgctttttttgaaacggaggcaaaagctttgcctcatccattaattaagaagGAAACGGACAAGAGTTTGCAACACATAAAAACTTTCCTTCAGTGGGACAACCGGGAGTCGAACTCCTCCCGCCAGGATAGGCAGGTAGTCGACACAAACACTAGACCGAGTTCCCTTTGATGACTGCATGTTTGCTGTGAGAAATGATACTTGTTGTATATGCACAGTGCTTGTGTTATGTGCAAATGCTTAGAATCCTGTGTGAATTCCCATTTCATTTCTAGTCCTGTATGCAGTGCCTGAAGAAATGCATCAGCTGGCCAGATCAGTTAAATGCACCTGCAAATACTTCCACTCGAAAGATGTATTAGTACTACAGTCTACATTgtgatctaaacgatcttatactgtatttctttacagagggagtaccgtAAAATTGTACTAGTTGCCCAGGAATCTGTAAAATTTAAGTTGCCCGGGAATCTGAAGGTGACGCCGCGCGTGTGCTTGGATCCTGTAGCTAACGTTAACCAGTCTGATAGCTGCAGCCAAACTGTGTAGCGTGTGTGTGGAGTCGTCTGGAACAGCCGGGAAGAAATTAAAGGGCCCCGGAGCTGGAAAAGGAGCAGGAGATGATCCCATCCGAGCTGTCTGGGTCTACGCTGACTCGCCAACAGATCAGCCAGCCTAAATCCGAGGCTGTGGCCAGCAAGCAGCCGGCCAAAGATCTTCTCCGCCGACGTGACACGGACTGAACCATCGCCATTGTCGGCATTACTGCTCTCTCCACCCAGTATGCAAGGCAAATCCTCTTCGTTTAACACGTGGTTGGTTTGCCCTCTCGTTTCAGTCCTGGCGCACGCAATTCCTGAAATTAACCAAGTCGTCAGGGCACCTCATAGTCAATGGAACACCGTCAAATAAATCTAAAAAAATACGGGCATCAATGCCGAGTACGAGACTTCAAACCTTTTTTCTAACTTACGGTGAGATCTAAACCTTGGTGGAGCGGTTCCACCACAAGGAATCTAGTACGCTCGGTGCACGCCAACAGGCATTCTGTGTGATGACCACAGTGCATGGTAATCGACATCCTGACGATCAGCCAAGATCAGTCCAAAGCCCAAACTCTGTCTTGGCGTAGCACAAGGAAATCAAACTGATTGATCACGCCAGGTTGAGATCTTCTTCTGCCGGCGGTGCATGCATGCTGCCAGAGTTAGTAGACGAAGATGGATGGATTGAGACATATATTGGGCACGTGCGTCAGCATTTAATTCGGGCGTCCACATCGCCTTCACCGCCTATTCTATTCTTGGTCAACCGCGCTTCCACCCCCacagaaacagaaacagaaacgaCGACGATCGAGGAACGGCGCCAAGACCAAACGACAGGAGCTCCGACGTCGCCATGGCCCGTCTCTTCCTCCGACCGATCTGATCCTCGCCGGGCTCCGAACCCACAATTTTATCGCCGGAATGTGGTGATGGGCCGCCGCCACGCCCACGTCCTTGCCTGCGTCGCCACGAGGAGCTGAATAGGAGGAGGGAATGGACGAGGACAACAATCTCATGCATTTTCTTGACGATACACACAGTTCGCATTACAGGAAGTGAGCACAGATTACAACCTCCCTCAATTTCCCCCTCTACATTACTTTTCTTTTTTTACGATCCTCCTTAAATCATGCCTATGTGGATTCGATGTGAGTTTGTGATTTGGTGCTCCTTTTCTGCCTTCCAAGGACACGCGATGGATATTCATCCCAAAATGACGGCGATGATCACTCCGATACATCaggtttgtttcttttttttttcccTGGCGTCGCGATTCTGCCCCTGCGAATTTCAATTTGAATCCATGATTCCATGATTTATCTTAAATATAAGGTTGATGGTTCGAATAGATGGGGCGCATACATGATTTATTTTAGGCTTTGGTTCAACGTTCGTTGAGCCTTTGCGGTCTGCGCTCTGAAGAACTAATTTCCGATCCTTTCATCTGTCTGCAGTACTGTACATTTGTTGATCCCCTTCCTTAATTTCCATCCTCGTTGATCTCATTTCTTGCTCGTATTGCTAGCGCCACGTCCGAATATATGTACCATCTACATTTGTTGGTGGAATTTGCTTTGTCTGTATTATGATGTGTCCTGCCAATGATCACTTCCCATGCTTAACAGACGCAGATCCATCCAATGCAAGGGACAGATTGGAAACTCTACTTAACCAACCTGCCAACAAGTTCTGTGCAGATTGTGGCACCCCAGATCCAAAATGGGCGTAAGTATCAATTAATTTTCAGATACGCGGCATTCTTACCTACTAATTCCTACTGTGTCTGCTACGTCTGATGCTGCTTTCGTTAGGATTTAGCTGCTACTCCAGTTTCCGCCGAAATGCTTAACGCTCGATCGTGATCATATTCAGGCCAATATTTTCTCACTACCATTAACTGGTGTGGCATATGTAGGGCTTTGCCTTTCGGTGCGTTCATTTGCATCAAGTGCTCTGGAACTCACAGAAGTCTTGGAGTACACATATCAAAGGTAAGCAATGGGGTCTATGTAGTTCTTGTTGTTGTGTCGTATTCTCGTCTCCAATTTTACTTTAGCTGGACTTGTTCCACATTCTGTGCTCTATAAGACCAATACTTTATACTTGTACCCTGAAGTTGCTCAATATTTGTACCCTGAAGTTGCTCAATATTTGTACCCTGAAGTTGCTCAATATTTGTACCCTGAAGTTGCTCAATATTTTGATTAGAAAAAGCATGAACATAGCTTTATTATTTATTTTCTGAATTAGCTGATCCGTGCTAGTATTAACACTCCAATTTCCCCTGTAAAGTATACACATATGGTGATTTTTTTCTAGCAATGGCCTCCTGTATTTGTATTTTGAAACCCGTACATATACTTAACATGGTGAAGCATGAACATAGCTTTATTGTTTATTTTTTGAATTAGCTGATCCGTACTAGTATTAACACACCAATTTCCCCTGTAAAGTATACACATATGGTGAATTTTTTCTAGCAATGGCCTCCTGTATTTGTATTTTGAAAACCGTACATAGTTAACATGGTGAATATTTTCTTGACAGATCTTCTACTGAACTAATCAACTATTTTTGGTTGAGTGTGCACAGGTGATTTCGGTGAATCTAGACGAATGGACAGATGAGGAAGTCAATTGTTTAGCTAATTCAGGTGGAAATGCTACTGTGAACACCAAATATGAAGCGTTTTTATCCGAAAACTACAAAAAGCCAAGACAAGATTTTGCAACAGAGGACCGTGCTATTTTCATTAGGTATAACATCTACCGTCACTACTTTTCTCTGACTCTGTCTGACAAAACtattttgtttctgtttgtctATATGCAGGAAAAAatacgagcttcaacagtttgtgACTAATCCACAATTTGCATGCCCTTTACACAAACATGGAGCAGAAAAACGTCATAACCAGCAACATAGTGGCAGCAAACATGGTACTTTCAGAAATAGCTGGAGGAAAAAGGAATCCGAAAACAAAGGAGTAAAAAAAATGGTGCGACAAACTGTCATAGCCATTGCTAGTCTTACACTACTTCCACTGTAACTGTACATATTATTTTTCAGATGGATGTGGGCATGGTAGAGTTCGTTGGATTAATTAAGGTCGACATCATAAGGGGCACAGATTTAGCTGTTCGTGATGTGATGTCAAGTGATCCATATGTTATGATTATACTAGGACACCAAGTAAGCAAATTTCATTCATTGTTTGTTATGGCAGATTAGTCGTGCAATTTTTTCCTCTTATAATTCAGTTAACAATTTCTCCATTTTAGTCTATGAAAACAAAGGTGATAAAGAACACACTGAACCCTATATGGAATGAAAGATTGATGCTATCAATCCCTGACCCAGTGCCGCCTCTTAAAGTGGTATGTGTTCTTTCCTGTGGACATGAAGTTTATTAGCAgctaaaattttattttatttattttacctaGTTCATCTCAATGGAAAGTTGAGGTTATCGTCTTTGCCGAGTGTCGTAGAATAGCTTATGTGTGCGAGTGGAATTTTATCTTTGATGTGTATGGCTAAGGTATTGAAAGTTTAGTGTCTAGATTTATTCTCGGGTATTGAAATACCTACCAGTTTTAACTAATaaaacatactccctctgtccggaattaaTTGGcgctcaaacagatgtatctagcacgtctggatacatccgtttgagcgtcaACTAATtctggacggaggaagtagtagCCAGTGATTAAATTTATACTTGTTGAGGTTTACATATACGTAGTTAGTTCTCATCATTATAAGATATTCTTATTTTATGGATGAGGGATAGGCTGCATTCTGGTGGTTTGGCACATTTGTGTAAGAATGATTTTTGATAAGCACATGAGACCTAAACTGCCCCCAAAATTACTCTTAGCAATCTGCTTTGTACTACATGACAGCTAGTGTTCGACAAGGACACATTCACCTCCGACGACCGAATGGGAGAGGCTGAAGTTGATATCCAGCCATTGATCTCTGCAGCAAGAGAGTACCAGAGCTccatcatcacagaatcgacacagATATGCACATTCTTGGCAAGCGAGAACAGCATTCTAGCCAAGGACAGTATTATCTCGATCGTCGATGGTAAGGTGGAGCAGGAGATTGCATTGAGGCTTCAGAACGTCGAGCACGGGGAACTTGAGATCAAGCTTGAGTGCGTGCCCCTCAGTCAGTAGTGCGGTTTTTCACCGAGATGAAATGCTCCATGGCTGCGATAGATACTAGCATCGCTTTGCACTACCCAGAGAAAACATTGCCTGTTGTGTCTACTCCATGCCTGTAATTGTCATGCCGAAGGTATTTCATGCATGTGATATGTTGGATAGATAGGAAAAGAAACTTAAAGGTCATCTATGGGACTCAAATGTAGGCTTCAAAACTCCTTTTTGTACGTGGCAGAATTAAGAGTTGTCTGATTTTACACCTCTTTAAGTCTCGTTTGAAATAAATTAAAAAAACATAGGAACTGGATGATAAAATCGTTATGTCATTGTTATGCTGAGATGAAGCAATCATCACCTTGCATAGTCCAAGTTTCAAAGAAATCTTATCGGACTTGAAGATTATTGACTATGTGATCGTGGCATGTAAATTTGGCTAACCTAGGTTGGAATTTCCTTTTTCTTAGGAACACTGTAGAAACACATATGCTCACGTGCGATAGGTTAGAATTACTTAATAGGAAGACTTGTTGGCTTTCTTTCTCTTTTCCCCCATTCTTCACCATTACCCTTTCCGTATGACTTTTTGTTTGAAGGGCAGCAGTGGGGAAAAACCCCACtgcttttttttataaaaataaatGTAGTGTACAAAAATACATCAGGCTTAAGATAATCCGATCATCTATCTACAATTAACAAATGCAGTTGATCTTGAAGCCAAGAATGATACAGAGAGGCATATTTCCTTTTATTCTATAGCCCAACAAAGATAGCTCCTGATAGTAAATTTGCTTCCATGTCTGAAAACTTGGCACCATGGCTCAGAAGATTTTGCCGTTTCTAGACAACCAGATGGCCCAAGCTGCAAGGCTGATTATCTCCATGAAAAATGGAACTGCTAACTTAGGCTTCAGATCATGAAAAGCCTCCAGAACAGAGATATTCCTGCCTCTCTGAGGGCAAACAAAAGTCCAGCATTCCTCAGCAAAAGGACAGCTCCAAAAGCGATGATGCTTAGCTCTCTCCTGAGAACAGACTAAGTGGGGAAACTTAAGATGAAAGCACTCATCAAACCACCAGAATAGAGCACTTTTACCATCTCCTGAGAACAGACTAAGTGGGGAAACTTAAGATGAAAGCACTCATCAAACCACCAGAATAGAGCACTTTTACCATCTCCTAGATTGTCATTACTATACTACTATGTAGTCCACACCAATTTTACCGAGGGGAAATCATGTCTACTAAAGAACTTGTGCAAATTCTTAAGCATCCGAGCCTTATTCTGAACACTGGGATCACCTTGTCCTTTGGGCCTACATACTTTGGACCAAGCAGCCAAAGCAGGTCCTTGTCCTTAATATCAAAACATCTTTTAAAAAGGGCGGAGCGTGGTGCAACTGCCCGCCTTCGCCGCATCCTCGACGATTTCACGGCCGCGACGGGGCTGGACATAAACTTCTCAAAGAGCACGCTTGTCCCCATGCACGTGCCtgcggaggtgttggaggaggccgTTGGCACTCTTGGCTGCGCCGTCCAGGGGTTCCCGCAGGCCTATCTCGGGCTGCCGCTATCATGGGAAAAGCTCACCTTCGCCGACTTCCTCCCCATGCTTGCGAAAGTGGACAAGTACCTGGCAGGCTGGCGGGCTCGGCTCCTCTCCCCTGCCGGGCGGCTGGTGCTGCACAACGCGGTGCTGGATGCCCTTCCGACGTACGCGATGGCGACCATGCTCCTTCCCCCGGCAGTGCTCAAAAAGTTGGACTCGCTGCGCCGCGCTTTCCTCTGGAATGCTGCCGACCGTGCCGCCGGCGCGCAATGCCTTGTGCCC encodes:
- the LOC119341425 gene encoding midasin-like; this encodes MVRSKEVPKRPKDPLMTPPSKPRGFRYDDDGGFGGSLPRNRGGSAMSPAPASVPNYMRATSSSGAKAGPGRRAGAVPSSASPTTRRGPARAVTMGRVLFPTPEVPGMVRATPTCSSTMKEAKFPGALDLAPGATDAQGPAAMRVCPYNYCSLNGHTHSPAVPLRSFLASRRRLIKTQQSMKHKGVSAFRKGSGGHQRPEDKKSGPVLCAAVAKAAPLVDEEALGDFFVEVYAGPRVSSDMSCSDMSLDEMDAAVRRMEFVVFDRCGVGEDDEKGGDPAVGGDGGRRPEEDRLGFCRDSSSECSDDAVSGPISGNLVEELPWMRYECDSLEDDVSEEHVQEAEVSEGQQCNDEEGGSSDNHEEEADEEQKPEHEEIISDLPRETGIVAEEEGVDCRSPLREDISNTMDQHEACTVQETQHEDGEERVSDVAHKMKIAAAQACIVCAAEVCNEQEEEEDQDNILGKVIQGDASDGQGTSAEKLSNGVDESEIPQHELDILGKVVQGDISDGQGTSEEQLSNGVCEPEIPENEVAESVENVVEESREEDGVADQGTKDDQSNVESTGNLEVTEKQDMPDHESEMEISETVPSVACEEDFVEEEVTSRAVSEGEISDCSAIASLDAEISTPPTEGGFEQDVNTVEDAFEQYDGAVNNFVDQCIPAEDTVDVTEDAEKQIEITSCNLEDASEESGTAQESSQEVTFLCVDATAQESSQEVNFLCVDGGAQMELEPEVTNCKLEDSSEESGIAQESSQDVKPVCVDAAAQTEPEPEVTNCKLEDSSEEESGIAQESSQDVKPVCVDAAVQMEPETTNYKLEGASAEAGITGETVHDDNLVYVGEAAQVQSGVDTSELVDTSEESGIAHEICEDDNSAYVSDDAQSDSGIATCELGEESANVQEADQDQNCTDVNGGFTNESMLTACELAEAPEAYDITQEAIQDDNISDVNDGAQKESEIIACESEHACEESHIIQEGGEDVNAACEESDIIQEGVEDDNTACEESYIIQEGDEDGSTPGVRTGALKEPEIMASELADACEEVCITKEANLSPVVQIPEHNYDLSATDGYGEPQNLPAEDTVAKEFSIDDMCNVFSGLNLKGDVYVDPTESEICPRNRRIVAGRRRTPEEDEYMRGFNPRAPNFLPLESDPDAEKVDLKHQTAEDRKNAEEWMIDYALRRAVNNLGPARKKKVELLVQAFETVLPQDEKKSISPTRPAQACN
- the LOC119341435 gene encoding probable ADP-ribosylation factor GTPase-activating protein AGD11; this translates as MDEDNNLMHFLDDTHSSHYRKTRDGYSSQNDGDDHSDTSDADPSNARDRLETLLNQPANKFCADCGTPDPKWAALPFGAFICIKCSGTHRSLGVHISKVISVNLDEWTDEEVNCLANSGGNATVNTKYEAFLSENYKKPRQDFATEDRAIFIRKKYELQQFVTNPQFACPLHKHGAEKRHNQQHSGSKHGTFRNSWRKKESENKGVKKMMDVGMVEFVGLIKVDIIRGTDLAVRDVMSSDPYVMIILGHQSMKTKVIKNTLNPIWNERLMLSIPDPVPPLKVLVFDKDTFTSDDRMGEAEVDIQPLISAAREYQSSIITESTQICTFLASENSILAKDSIISIVDGKVEQEIALRLQNVEHGELEIKLECVPLSQ